The following coding sequences lie in one Halorarum halophilum genomic window:
- a CDS encoding AI-2E family transporter has product MVDIGPTGGYGRARVGWWAFVLILAGAAAFIAHSFVGILVLGVFGYYATRPICRRLATYVDSDSLAAGLTVTLVLLPVVLVLFYAGFQLLQQAQQLLGGGAGIPLLGEHLGALSDEQRRTLRTALENPSQLVTNPRQTFQRVLEAGLAATSVVAGALLLLSLSVTLSFFLLKNDDALSDGLRQLFGGRDTTAHAYASAVDGDLESVFFGNMLFVATMAVVATAVYWGTNLVAPEGIAVPMVLVLGFLTGVASLIPIVVGKVVYLPVVGYLGLQAMGSGGGFAFVGGVLVVYFLVLDILPQTFLQPYITGRQIDPMILLFGYILGPILFGWYGFFLMPIVFVVILEAVRIVLPELVRGERLTPTVSMGESVGASLSSSGEPTNDDGSSEEDVSGGQTEEERAGDAA; this is encoded by the coding sequence ATGGTGGATATCGGACCCACGGGTGGGTACGGCCGGGCTCGCGTCGGCTGGTGGGCGTTCGTCCTGATCCTCGCCGGTGCGGCGGCGTTCATCGCCCACTCGTTCGTCGGCATCCTCGTACTGGGCGTGTTCGGCTACTACGCCACGCGCCCGATCTGCCGCCGACTCGCGACCTACGTCGACTCGGACAGTCTCGCCGCCGGGTTGACCGTCACGCTGGTCCTGCTCCCGGTCGTCCTCGTCCTGTTCTACGCCGGTTTCCAACTCCTCCAGCAGGCCCAGCAACTCCTCGGCGGGGGTGCGGGAATTCCGCTCCTCGGCGAGCACCTCGGCGCGCTCTCGGACGAGCAACGCCGAACGCTCCGGACGGCCCTGGAGAACCCGAGCCAACTCGTCACCAACCCGCGCCAGACGTTCCAGAGGGTGCTGGAGGCGGGCCTGGCCGCGACGTCGGTCGTCGCCGGGGCGCTGTTGCTCCTCTCGCTCTCGGTGACGCTGTCCTTCTTCCTCCTGAAGAACGACGACGCGCTGTCCGACGGGCTCCGCCAGTTGTTCGGCGGACGGGACACGACCGCCCACGCCTACGCCTCGGCCGTCGACGGTGACCTCGAATCCGTGTTCTTCGGCAACATGCTGTTCGTCGCCACCATGGCCGTGGTCGCGACGGCGGTCTACTGGGGAACGAACCTCGTCGCACCCGAGGGCATCGCGGTCCCGATGGTACTGGTACTCGGGTTCCTGACCGGTGTCGCCAGCCTGATCCCCATCGTCGTCGGGAAGGTCGTCTACCTGCCGGTCGTGGGCTACCTCGGCCTCCAGGCGATGGGGAGTGGGGGCGGCTTCGCGTTCGTCGGCGGCGTGCTCGTCGTCTACTTCCTGGTTCTCGACATCCTCCCGCAGACGTTCCTCCAGCCGTACATCACGGGCCGCCAGATCGACCCGATGATCCTGCTGTTCGGCTACATCCTCGGCCCGATCCTGTTCGGCTGGTACGGCTTCTTCCTCATGCCGATCGTGTTCGTCGTCATCCTCGAGGCCGTCCGCATCGTCCTCCCCGAACTCGTCAGGGGGGAGCGGTTGACGCCGACCGTCTCGATGGGCGAGTCGGTGGGGGCCAGCCTCTCCTCCAGCGGTGAGCCGACGAACGACGACGGTTCGTCCGAGGAGGACGTCTCGGGCGGACAGACCGAGGAGGAACGGGCAGGGGACGCCGCCTGA
- a CDS encoding SDR family NAD(P)-dependent oxidoreductase, with the protein MTDEPDERTVIVTGSSKGIGKHVAKRFADDGANVVVCSRSLGDCERVVEEIESEGGSAHAVEVDVRSKQSVDNLIDEAVDRFGRLDVMVNNAGINIRGPAEEISPEDWQQVVDVNLTGVFFGAQAAGRQMIEQGDGGSIVNISSMMGSAGQQDRTPYNTTKGGVNNLTRCLAVEWAEHDIHVNALAPGYIETEMVEQAQEDTGFDKQDIRDRTPLDRFGTLNEVANCVTFLASGDNFVTGEVLTADGGWMAFGWGCKDD; encoded by the coding sequence ATGACTGACGAACCAGACGAGCGGACAGTAATAGTAACTGGCTCGAGCAAGGGGATCGGTAAACACGTCGCGAAGCGGTTCGCGGACGACGGTGCGAACGTCGTGGTCTGTTCGCGGTCGCTGGGCGACTGTGAACGGGTGGTCGAGGAGATCGAATCGGAGGGCGGATCCGCGCACGCAGTCGAAGTCGACGTTCGCTCCAAGCAGTCGGTCGACAACCTGATCGACGAGGCCGTCGATCGGTTCGGTCGGCTCGACGTGATGGTGAACAACGCCGGCATCAACATCCGCGGCCCCGCGGAGGAGATCTCGCCCGAGGACTGGCAGCAGGTCGTCGACGTGAACCTGACCGGCGTCTTCTTCGGCGCCCAGGCGGCCGGCAGGCAGATGATCGAGCAGGGCGACGGCGGGAGCATCGTCAACATCTCCAGCATGATGGGCAGTGCGGGACAGCAGGACCGGACGCCGTACAACACGACGAAGGGCGGCGTGAACAACCTCACGCGCTGTCTCGCCGTCGAGTGGGCCGAACACGACATCCATGTGAACGCCCTGGCGCCCGGGTACATCGAGACCGAGATGGTCGAACAGGCCCAGGAGGACACCGGGTTCGACAAACAGGACATCAGGGACAGGACGCCGCTCGATCGGTTCGGAACCCTCAACGAGGTCGCGAACTGCGTCACGTTCCTCGCCTCCGGTGACAACTTCGTCACCGGGGAAGTGCTCACCGCGGACGGCGGCTGGATGGCCTTCGGCTGGGGCTGTAAGGACGACTGA